Genomic segment of Synechococcus sp. A15-28:
AGATGATCTCTGGCTTCTGAGTGGTGAGCGAGCCGTGGCCGTTTTTGACGGCTTTGTTGATCAACAGGACACTCTTCAACTCTTGATCAGTTAGGTGATGCGCTGATCCTTGAATCAGGCCGATTGTCGAGGTCTGGCGGGAATGGGATAGGGAATGCGGCGGTGTCTCATCCGCCGCCAAACCTTCACAAATGCCTGGACGACAAGTTCAACCTCAGAACGCGATAGTCCGCTTTTGCGAAGTTGCCCATCCTGTTGACGAGACTCCACGATGCGACGCACGGTGTCCTTCGCTTCATCGTCTGAGGTGTCGGGTGGTAATGAGCGCAAAGCCGCCTCGCAACCATCGGCCAGCATCAGGATTCCTGTTTCCTTGGAACGGGGTGATGGGCCGTGATAGCGAAAGCGTCTCTCCTGCACCTTGGGATTTCTCTGACGGGCTTTGTGCAGAAAAAAGCCCATCTTCAAGGTCCCTTGGTGCTCCGGAATGAAATCTGCAATCGGCCGAGGCAGGCGGTGGCGTTTTGCCAGTTTCAGTCCTTCATCCACGTGGGCCTGTAGAACAGCCGCGCTCTGTTCAGGATCGTTAAGAGCGTCATGGGGATTCGGACCGTCTTTTTGGTTTTCGATGAACCAGTCCGGGGCATGAAGTTTGCCGACATCGTGATACAAAGAGCCTGTTCGAATCAGATCGACATCAGCATTGATGGCACGAGCTCCTTCCTCGGCAAGGCCACAGATCATCAATGTGTGCTCAAAGGTGCCAGGAGCTTCACAGGACAAGCGTCGCAGCAGAGGTCGCTCCTGGTCTGCCAATTCAAGTAATCGTGCACGGGTCAGCAAGCCGAAGGATCCTTCCAGCAGGGGAATCATCAACAGCGACAGCATCAGCAGCAGACCCAACAGCAGCGCATCTGTGCTCAGTTCATCGAGTCCTGGATTCAAGGAGCCCCACAGCCTCCACCCCGTCCATGGTTGGAGCTGGAGCAGCACCCATTGAGACACCAGGGCGCCCAGTGGCAACAGAACAGCGAGCTGAAGCAACTGACCCCGACTGCGCTGACGACCAGCGATGACTCCTCCTGTTGTGGCGACAGCGACAGCGATCAACAGACGCCCATCACCCAGTCCATTGGCAGGCAGAGGCCAGATCAGGGCTGTGATCGCCATCCAGACCAGGCCACAGCCCGTTCCCAGTCCTTCGGTCAGGATCAGAGTGGGTGGCACCAACACCGCTAAGGGACTGACCGTGGATTGGAACCAGAGCTTGGCCACCTGAGCCAGCAGCAGGAGTCCTAGGGCCAGCAACCCATGGCGGACTTCAAGCCCGGGACGCTCTCGTCGCATCACCAAGAGCATCACGCCGCAGGCAGCGAGGGCTTCGAGAAAACGACCCAGCCAGATCAACGGCTGGGGTTCGCGCTTCACTTTTCCGAAAAAGTCAAGAACGTCGTAGGCCTGAGGGCTGATCGGCTCCCCCTTTCGTGTAATGAGATCTCCCTTCCGCACATCGATGGTGGGGATCCCCTGTTTGGTCAGCTGTTCTTCAATCAGCTGTTTGCTGAGGATGGGGTCGGTGCGCAGGTTGCTGCTTCCCTGCAGGCTGCTTGCCAGGAGCTTGCCGGCCAGGGAACGGGCCGCAGGGTTGTCGATGACGTCACCCTGCAGTTGAAGACTGGCGGCTTGACGGAATTGATCCACCGCAAGGGTGCTTACCAGTCCCTGGCTGAGCATGCGGTTCGCGGCCTTCCTGACAACGTTGTCCCAGGCGAGATGCTCTTCATGGCTGCGTTGCTCCAGCCAGACCTGTTCATCCGCACTGAGATTGACCGGACCGACCCTGGCCGCTGACCCGCTCTCGCTCACCTGTTGGAGTTCGCTGAGCTGACGTTCCAGTCTCAGCTTGAGTGCCTGCGTCTGCTCCTGGTCAAGCACTTGAACGACGGAGCGTGCCACCAGGGTGGAGCGGCGTTGCTCCAGAGCTGTGCTGTCCTGCACCAGGGCATCCTTGGGTGCGATGGCGTTAAAGGGGGCCAGCGCACCCGGCTGGAGATCAGGTTTCAGCAGCCATGGAAGGCTGGAAGCTCCGGCAACCATCAGGCAGAGCAACAGCACAAAGCTGGATTGCAGTGCAGTCCAACGGAGCAGGCGCCCAGCCGGACCCTGATGACGCAGCCAGCGTCTCCATAACTTGCTCACGCCGTTGAAGCGAACCAAAGCAAGGGACCTGACCTCATTACGCTAGCCGTACCAGCAGGGCATGCTGGAGGGACTGATGGGTTCCTGTCATGGCCCTGCGGCTGGATGGCAAAACGCTGGCATCAACGGTGGAGGGTCGCCTCACCGCTGTTGTCGACGCTTTCATGGGCGATGTTGGTCGGCCGCCAGGACTTGCAGTTCTTCGGGTGGGCGATGACCCGGCCAGTGCTATTTACGTCGCCAACAAGGAAAAAGCGTGCGCCCGCGTGGGCATTGCCAGCTTTGGGGCTCATCTGGCGGCAGAGACCCCCGCGGATGAGGTGCTCAGCACGATCCAAACCCTTAATGCTGATTCCCGTGTCGATGGCATCCTGCTTCAGTTGCCTTTGCCCAAGGGGTTGGATGAGCGTCCCCTGTTGGAGGCCATCGATCCGGCGAAAGATGCCGACGGTCTGCACACCCTCAATCTGGGACGGTTGTTGAAAGGCGAACCCGGCCCGCGCAGCTGTACACCGGCCGGTGTGATAGCGCTTCTGCGCAGCAACGGCATCGATCCCGCTGGTCAACGGGCCGTCGTCATTGGGCGCAGCATTCTTGTTGGGCAGCCCATGGCCCTGATGCTGCAGGCCGCCAACGCCACCGTCACCGTCACCCATTCCCGCACCGCTGATCTGGCTGCCCACACCCGCGAAGCCGACATTGTGGTGGTCGCTGCAGGCCGCCCTGGCATGGTCGGCGCCGAGCACATCAAGCCCGGTGCAGCGGTGGTGGATGTGGGCATTCATCGCAAGCCGGAAGGGGGGCTTTGCGGTGATGTTGTGGCAGGGGAGGTGGAACCGATCGCTGCTGCCCTCTCCCCTGTGCCAGGAGGCGTTGGCCCGATGACGGTGACCATGCTGCTGGTGAACACGGTGGTTGCCTGGTGCCGACGGCATGGCAACGACCATGGCTTGGAGGACCTGATTGGTTGATGGCGGAGAACGCGATTCACTGGTTGTTCCCCACACCGGTGCTGCAGGCGGACCTCACACCACCGAGCGATGTGGCCCTGGCGATGCTGCAGCAGCTTGCTCTGTTTAACCAGAAGGTGTTCTCGAAGCCTGAGTTCCGTGATCGCAACAACCTCACCGGTGATCTGCTCGGTCAAGCGGGACTGGATCAATTGCATCGCCTGGAAGCGTTCCAGTGGCTCAATCAGCACCTGGCCATTCACGTGGACGACTACCTGAAGGAGCTGCTGGGGCCAAATCACGCTCTGCAGGTTCACATTCAGAAGGCTTGGCCTGTGGTCTGTGCTCAGCAAGGCGGGACGATTGAGCCCCATAGCCACCGCAATGCTCAGCTCAGCGCTGTGTTCTATGTCCGTACGGAACCGGACAATCCCAGTGGGGAGTTGGAGTTTCAGGCTCCAGACGATTACTTCAGTCACGTGATGGCAATCCCTTATAAGGACGCAGCTGTCTCGGGGGGAGTGTTCGCTCCCTTACAGCACCGGCTGCTGCTGTTCCCCTCTGATCTGCGTCATCAGGTGACGGCCTATGAGGGGGAGTCACCTCGCTATTCGGTCTCCTACGACCTGGCTATCACCACAGCACCTGGTCAGGGGCGGGAAATGCGCATGCCGCATCCGATGGACTGGGTTCCCCTCTGCAATCCAGGGCCGGCCTGAGAGAATCCCGCCAGTATCGGGCTCTCCATGACCGTCGCGGCGACCTCTCCCGACAACACCCCTGGCGTGGCCGACAGTTTCGATTTCAAGGCTTATCTCGCCAAAGCCAAGGCGACGGTGGAGGAAGCCCTCGATCAGTCTTTGCTGCCGGAGCGGCCGGAGTCGCTGCGTGAAGCAATGCGCTACTCGCTGCTGGCGGGCGGAAAGCGTCTTCGCCCCATCCTCTGCCTGGCGGCCTGCGAGCTGGCGGGTGGGGACGCTGCTCAGGCCATGCCCACGGCAGTGGCGCTGGAAATGATCCACACCATGTCGTTGATCCATGACGACCTTCCGGCCATGGATGACGATGACCTCCGGCGTGGACGCCCCACGAACCACAAGGTCTATGGGGAAGCCGTTGCCATTCTGGCCGGTGATGCGTTGTTGACCCGTGCCTTCGAAATGGTGGCGCTGCGCAGTCCAGGGGTTCAACCCGAGCGACTGCTCAAGGTGGTGGGCGAGCTGTCGTTGGTGGCGGGGGCTCCTGGCCTGGTGGGTGGTCAGGTGGTGGATCTGGAGAGTGAAGGAAAACAGGTTGATCTCGAAACGCTCGAGTACATCCACCTCCACAAAACCGGTGCGCTGTTGAGCGCCTGTGTGATCACCGGCGCGATGATCGGCGGGGCCAATGATGAATTGATTGCTGCGCTACGGGTCTACGCCCGGGGGATCGGCCTGGCTTTCCAGATCATTGACGACATCCTGGACATCACAGCCAGCAGTGAGGTGCTCGGCAAAACGGCCGGTAAGGACCTCATTGCCGACAAGACCACCTATCCCAAACTCCTGGGGCTCGAGGAATCCCGCAAACGGGCCAAGGATCTGGTTCATGAGTCCAAGGAGGTGCTCAAGCCATGGGCCGCCAAAGCCCAACCGCTGCTGGCGTTGGCGGACTACATCACCAGCCGTGATCGATGATTGACTCCGCTCCATCCCACGCCGTCCTGCAGGAGTTCCTGGACAACAGTTCGTTGGCCTGGGGGCTTGTGGCCTGTGGCATCGCTCAGTTGTCGAAGTTGCTGATCGAATTGGTCGTTCATCGCCGCTGGCGTCCGGCGGTGTTGATCGAAACCGGTGGCATGCCCTCCAGCCACTCAGCGCTGGTGACCGGTACGGCCTCCTGCATTGGCTGGACCCTCGGATTTGACCATCCGCTGTTTGCCCTTGCTGCGATGGTCAGCTTCGTGGTGATGTACGACGCCAGTGGCATTCGACGTGCGGCGGGTTTCACCGCCGAACGGGTCAATGCCCTGCCGATGGAACTCTGGCCCACAGCCCATGACAAACCGCTGAAGGAAAGCCTCGGCCACAGTCGCTTGCAGGTGTTGGTGGGAAGCTTGATCGGTCCTGGGGTGGCCTTGCCGGGTCTGGTGCTGCTGGGATCGCCCTGGCATCTGGCCGCCGGCCTGCGGGCAGCACTGGGGTGAGCAACGAGGATCACCTCACAAAAGATCTCACGGACGATCAGCGCGAGGCTGCCGATGCTTTCGCTGCGTGGCTGACCTCACCATCCGATGGAACACCCTTTGTTCTGAGCGGTTTCGCTGGTAGCGGCAAGACGTTTCTGTCGATGCGCCTGCTGCGGATGGTGGAGATGCAGGGGCTTTGCTGGACCGTGGTGGCGCCAACCCATAAAGCTGTGGGTGTTCTGCGTCAGGCCCTGGATCTGGAGGGTCTTCAGCCCACCTGGTACCCCTCCACGATTCACCGCTTGCTGCGGCTGAAGCTGAAACGCTCCGCGGATGCCGAACTCTGCGAACCGACGGAGCAGACGGCGATGGCTCTCGAAAACCTCGGCCTCGTGCTCATTGATGAGGCCTCCATGGTGGACAGCACGTTGCTGGGCATTGCTCTTCAGTGCGCCCATCCGTTCAAAACCCGGTTGGTGTTTGTTGGTGATCCAGCGCAGCTGCCTCCGGTCGGCGAGGACTCCAGCCCTGTGTTTGCCATGCAGCGGGCCTGTGCTGCGTCTCTGGAGGAGGTGGTGCGTCACCAGGGCCCTGTGTTGCAGCTCGCCAGCCGCTTACGCGATGGAGGACTTCCCTGTCAGAACCCGCCCGTGTTGCCGCCGATCCGCGATGAGCGGGGGCAAGTGTGCTGTCTGCCCCAAAAGGACTGGTTGGACCATGCGCGCCAGGCACTGCGACAGGCCTCCCTCCAGGACAACCCTGACGCAGCCAGGATTCTTTGTTACACCAACCGCACCCTTGAGCGCCTGGTCCCCCTGGCAAGGCGGGCTATCCATGGGGACATGGCTGATCAGATGGCGGTGCTGCCTGGGGAGGTGCTGATCAGTCGGGCGGCAGTGATGGCACCAGCCTCCAGGGATGGTGAGGAGACCGGCGAGGAGCCAGACATGGTGCTCGGCTCCAATCGTGAAGTGATTGTCAGGGATGTGACGCTTGAGTCCTGCGATTTAATGGATTTCGGCCTTTCCCCGTCGGATGGAGCCGTTCCTGTGATTGAAACAGTGTCGGCTCAGGTTTCCGCAGGGGAGTTGGAGCTCTGCTTGAGACTCCAGCCGCCCGTCGGCAGTGATGCCAGGCGCGCGCTTGATGGGGTGATGCAGCGCTTGCGTCAACAGGCCCGGGACGCGGGGCAGAAAAACGGTCGGGCCATCTGGCGGCGGTATTTCCTTCTTCGCGATGCCTTTGCCTCCCTCGGACCGGCAGCAGTGTTGACGGTGCATCGCAGTCAGGGCAGCAGTTTCGGGGAGGTCTTTGTGGCCCCGGATGTGTTCCGTGCCGACCAATCCATCCGGCAGCAACTTTGTTACGTCGCAGTGTCCCGGGCGCGAACCGGTGTCTGGTTGATCGGAGGAAGCGCCAGCCCTGCCATCGAGCATGTCTGGCGCCATGCATTCGCATCGCCACCTTCGGCCCCTTGAGAAGTCACCTTGGCCTCGTTTGACTGAATCAGTCCGATTGTTTTGTTGACGGTCCATGGTGATGAGGAACCGTTGTCTGATCGCCCTCAGCTTGTTGAGTCTTGTTCTGGCCAGTTCAGCGGCTTGGGCTCAGCAACCAATCAAGGCCCATCTGGTGCTGACCACGGGTGTTTTCGGCTCCAAGTTTTCAGGCAGCAATGCCGCCAACAGTGACTCAACTTGGATGGTGACCATCCCGATGTTGAGTGAGAGTGGTTGCAAGGCCGAGGGTGAGCGTTGGCTTCGTCGCCGCTCTCGTTTCCGCAAGGGGTTTCGTGAATACTTCTGCGTGATCTTGCGCTGAAATTATGGATGCGAGATTCTTTGATTCTATTTCCAGGGTGATTCCTTCTCCTGGTAGTCCGTCATTAGGGCGGCGAGGATGAGCACCACATATCTGTTGTCTGCTCCTGTCTCCTGCTTGAATCGGCGGATGATGTCGGCAATGTTCCTCATGACTTCTGGTATTTCCTTCTTCTTCTGATCCTTGCTAGGAACAAAATTCAATGACTGCAACTTATCTTGTGGCTCACCACTTTATGGTGTTAATGCTCATTTCATCTTAAAAAAATTAGGAGAGACGATCCCAATTTTTGCCCAGGATCCCACAGCACGTGTTGATCGGATCCGGGGCCGAGGTGAATCGTTTCCCTCGTGGCTAGAGATTCCCAGCGGATGGGGCATTCCAGCGCTGAATGGCTCGGGTTTCCCGCTCCCAGCCCAGGATGCTGACTGAAGCTGTGCCGAGTCGGAGCAGTTGTCCGCCGGCGGCTCCCAGTCCCAGCCATGTTCCAGCCAGTGCCCGGAGAATGTGGCCATGGGCAAACAGAGCAACATCCCCGTCTTCAGGGATAGCCAGAGCTGTGCTGATCGCTCGTGCGCAGCGGGCCTCAACCTCTGGAGGGTCCTCTCCGTTCGGACAGCCATGGCTCCAGACCGTCCAATCCGGGATGCTTTCACGGATCGTGGCGGTGGTGATGCCTTCGTAGTCGCCGTAGTTCCACTCGATGATGTCGTCGCAGATCTGCATCTGATCGCCGAGCCCTGCCAACTCGCAGGTGCGTCGTGCCCGTTGCAGGGGAGAGCTGAATACCGCTGCGAAGCGCTGCTGGCTCAGAACCGGGGAGAGGGCGCGGGCTTCGGCTTCACCCTCGGGCAGCAGCGGCAGGTCTGTGCTGCCGGTGTGCCGCCCATTGAGAGCCCATTCCGTCGCCCCGTGGCGGAGCAACCAGAGCTGGCGTGACATCAGCTGATCAGCGGGGTGACCAGCTCAAGATGGGCAGTGATGAACGGCGCGTCAGCAGCCTGAATCACAACCTCAGGATCAGAGCTGCAAGGCCGATACAGACCCCCAGGCTGAGGACGCCGAGCAGGGCACGCCAGAACGCTTTGTCCTGTGGATCGAGGAAGTTCTTGCCCATGGCCCCAGTCTGATCAGCGGCGCACCTCAAACCAATCATCACCGGTCACAGGAAATTGGCTCAGCTGAACCCTCAGCACCTCTGCTCCAGGGGGTCCCTGTTCACACCAGGCCCGCAGCTCGGAAATCGCCAGAGGCGGCCCTTCGGCCTGCACTTCAACTCTGCCGTCGCGCAGGTTGCGGACCCAGCCCCGTAGCCCAAGGTCCAGTGCACGCCGGTTGCAGCTGGCTCGGAATCCGACCCCCTGGACCTGTCCGTGGATCAGCAGTCGCCAGCGTTCGAGGAAGGGTTGCGGGCGGCCGGACTGGGTTCGGTTGACGAACCGCCGGGCAATGGAATCGGCTCTGTTGCGAGTGCGTCGCGCCATCGGGAGCAGATCATCGAAGAGCTGGCCCAGTGCAGGTGAATCCAGCTGGCGTGAATCCTCTGAGTACCCCATCCCTCCGGTGTTTGTCCGGTTCTCCATCCTTCAATGTCCCACAGCACGGACTCGTCCGATGGTGGTCGGTCGTGCTCGAGAATCCAGCGGTGAAACTCGTGGCCCCGCAGGGATTCTCCATGCCGCAGCAGCAGGCCGTCCCGGCGTGGTGTCAGCTGGCGATAGCCCACTTGGAGCCCTCCGCGCCGGGCGCTGAAGGGCAGCAGACCTGCCATCGGATGCGGCGTGCCATTGAGATCGTTCAGCTGCTGGCCCAGCAACAACATGCCGCCGCATTCGGCATACACCGGGCGTTGTTGCGCAAACTCCCTCAGGGCGGAAAGGCTTCTGCGGCACTGCCCCAGCTCCTCAGCGTGTTGCTCCGGAAAACCGCCTGGCAGGATCAGTCCCCGGGCGTCGGGCGGAATCGGTTCATCGGCGAGGGGGCTCCAGGGCAGCAGGGGCATCGCCATGCGCTCCAGCTGCTCGCCTGTCTCGGCGTAGCGGAAGTGAAAAGCCTCATCCACTGCGACGGCCACCGGCAACGCCGGCCCGGTGATCGGAGCGATCTCATCCAGCGGGGGCGTCCCTGACCGTGGAGCCTCCATCAGTGCCAGCC
This window contains:
- a CDS encoding HDIG domain-containing metalloprotein, with protein sequence MVRFNGVSKLWRRWLRHQGPAGRLLRWTALQSSFVLLLCLMVAGASSLPWLLKPDLQPGALAPFNAIAPKDALVQDSTALEQRRSTLVARSVVQVLDQEQTQALKLRLERQLSELQQVSESGSAARVGPVNLSADEQVWLEQRSHEEHLAWDNVVRKAANRMLSQGLVSTLAVDQFRQAASLQLQGDVIDNPAARSLAGKLLASSLQGSSNLRTDPILSKQLIEEQLTKQGIPTIDVRKGDLITRKGEPISPQAYDVLDFFGKVKREPQPLIWLGRFLEALAACGVMLLVMRRERPGLEVRHGLLALGLLLLAQVAKLWFQSTVSPLAVLVPPTLILTEGLGTGCGLVWMAITALIWPLPANGLGDGRLLIAVAVATTGGVIAGRQRSRGQLLQLAVLLPLGALVSQWVLLQLQPWTGWRLWGSLNPGLDELSTDALLLGLLLMLSLLMIPLLEGSFGLLTRARLLELADQERPLLRRLSCEAPGTFEHTLMICGLAEEGARAINADVDLIRTGSLYHDVGKLHAPDWFIENQKDGPNPHDALNDPEQSAAVLQAHVDEGLKLAKRHRLPRPIADFIPEHQGTLKMGFFLHKARQRNPKVQERRFRYHGPSPRSKETGILMLADGCEAALRSLPPDTSDDEAKDTVRRIVESRQQDGQLRKSGLSRSEVELVVQAFVKVWRRMRHRRIPYPIPARPRQSA
- the folD gene encoding bifunctional methylenetetrahydrofolate dehydrogenase/methenyltetrahydrofolate cyclohydrolase FolD, producing MALRLDGKTLASTVEGRLTAVVDAFMGDVGRPPGLAVLRVGDDPASAIYVANKEKACARVGIASFGAHLAAETPADEVLSTIQTLNADSRVDGILLQLPLPKGLDERPLLEAIDPAKDADGLHTLNLGRLLKGEPGPRSCTPAGVIALLRSNGIDPAGQRAVVIGRSILVGQPMALMLQAANATVTVTHSRTADLAAHTREADIVVVAAGRPGMVGAEHIKPGAAVVDVGIHRKPEGGLCGDVVAGEVEPIAAALSPVPGGVGPMTVTMLLVNTVVAWCRRHGNDHGLEDLIG
- a CDS encoding divergent PAP2 family protein, translating into MIDSAPSHAVLQEFLDNSSLAWGLVACGIAQLSKLLIELVVHRRWRPAVLIETGGMPSSHSALVTGTASCIGWTLGFDHPLFALAAMVSFVVMYDASGIRRAAGFTAERVNALPMELWPTAHDKPLKESLGHSRLQVLVGSLIGPGVALPGLVLLGSPWHLAAGLRAALG
- a CDS encoding acylphosphatase — encoded protein: MARRTRNRADSIARRFVNRTQSGRPQPFLERWRLLIHGQVQGVGFRASCNRRALDLGLRGWVRNLRDGRVEVQAEGPPLAISELRAWCEQGPPGAEVLRVQLSQFPVTGDDWFEVRR
- a CDS encoding histidine phosphatase family protein, whose amino-acid sequence is MSRQLWLLRHGATEWALNGRHTGSTDLPLLPEGEAEARALSPVLSQQRFAAVFSSPLQRARRTCELAGLGDQMQICDDIIEWNYGDYEGITTATIRESIPDWTVWSHGCPNGEDPPEVEARCARAISTALAIPEDGDVALFAHGHILRALAGTWLGLGAAGGQLLRLGTASVSILGWERETRAIQRWNAPSAGNL
- a CDS encoding cobyrinate a,c-diamide synthase yields the protein MAVVIAAPASGSGKTLLTLALLAWARSQGHSIQPFKVGPDYLDPQLLSAAAGHPCRNLDLNLCGQAWVEKAFLGYGSQRDLALVEGVMGLFDGIGCSEAGSTAAIAKQLQLPVVLVIDAGGQAASLGALVQGFRDHDPDLTLAGVVLNRVSSQRHRELLQEVLDAIGMPLLGCLPKSDELALPSRHLGLAPAHELQNPLHRHQRWARLAEEHLDVTHWLALMEAPRSGTPPLDEIAPITGPALPVAVAVDEAFHFRYAETGEQLERMAMPLLPWSPLADEPIPPDARGLILPGGFPEQHAEELGQCRRSLSALREFAQQRPVYAECGGMLLLGQQLNDLNGTPHPMAGLLPFSARRGGLQVGYRQLTPRRDGLLLRHGESLRGHEFHRWILEHDRPPSDESVLWDIEGWRTGQTPEGWGTQRIHASWIHLHWASSSMICSRWRDALATEPIPLPGGSSTEPSPAARNPSSNAGDC
- the crtE gene encoding geranylgeranyl diphosphate synthase CrtE, whose protein sequence is MTVAATSPDNTPGVADSFDFKAYLAKAKATVEEALDQSLLPERPESLREAMRYSLLAGGKRLRPILCLAACELAGGDAAQAMPTAVALEMIHTMSLIHDDLPAMDDDDLRRGRPTNHKVYGEAVAILAGDALLTRAFEMVALRSPGVQPERLLKVVGELSLVAGAPGLVGGQVVDLESEGKQVDLETLEYIHLHKTGALLSACVITGAMIGGANDELIAALRVYARGIGLAFQIIDDILDITASSEVLGKTAGKDLIADKTTYPKLLGLEESRKRAKDLVHESKEVLKPWAAKAQPLLALADYITSRDR
- a CDS encoding TIGR02466 family protein — protein: MAENAIHWLFPTPVLQADLTPPSDVALAMLQQLALFNQKVFSKPEFRDRNNLTGDLLGQAGLDQLHRLEAFQWLNQHLAIHVDDYLKELLGPNHALQVHIQKAWPVVCAQQGGTIEPHSHRNAQLSAVFYVRTEPDNPSGELEFQAPDDYFSHVMAIPYKDAAVSGGVFAPLQHRLLLFPSDLRHQVTAYEGESPRYSVSYDLAITTAPGQGREMRMPHPMDWVPLCNPGPA
- a CDS encoding AAA family ATPase; its protein translation is MSNEDHLTKDLTDDQREAADAFAAWLTSPSDGTPFVLSGFAGSGKTFLSMRLLRMVEMQGLCWTVVAPTHKAVGVLRQALDLEGLQPTWYPSTIHRLLRLKLKRSADAELCEPTEQTAMALENLGLVLIDEASMVDSTLLGIALQCAHPFKTRLVFVGDPAQLPPVGEDSSPVFAMQRACAASLEEVVRHQGPVLQLASRLRDGGLPCQNPPVLPPIRDERGQVCCLPQKDWLDHARQALRQASLQDNPDAARILCYTNRTLERLVPLARRAIHGDMADQMAVLPGEVLISRAAVMAPASRDGEETGEEPDMVLGSNREVIVRDVTLESCDLMDFGLSPSDGAVPVIETVSAQVSAGELELCLRLQPPVGSDARRALDGVMQRLRQQARDAGQKNGRAIWRRYFLLRDAFASLGPAAVLTVHRSQGSSFGEVFVAPDVFRADQSIRQQLCYVAVSRARTGVWLIGGSASPAIEHVWRHAFASPPSAP